Genomic DNA from Candidozyma auris chromosome 1, complete sequence:
TTCAGTCGGCAACTGGCTTGATAATCTCTTCGGTGGTTCCTCTGGCTCCGGTTCCTCTGGTTCCGGTTCCTCTGGTTCCGGTTCCTCTGGTTCCGGttcttctggttctggTTCCTCTGGTTCCGGttcttctggttctggCTCCTCTGATTCTGGATCCAGCTCTGGAGGCGGTTTCTTCGACTCTATTTTCGATGACATTTTCGGTGGCGGctcctctggctcctcCGGCTCCTCTGGCTCTAGTGGATCGGGCTCTTCACCAagctctggctctggctctggctctggtTCTGGTAATGTCTTCGTTGACCCAAAGAAGTGTTGCTGTGACCCTAAGATGATCAAGCAGAGAGCTATCAAGAGAGCATTGCACAGAAAGATCAAGCGTTCTGTCAAGAGAGCCTTGGCCAGCAACCCAGAGATGAAGGATGACATTTTCTTGAACTACGCTTATGCTAAGGTGTAAAAAGACTTCGacaggagaagaagcccCATCATTACTTTCAAACAAAAACCCGATTAACTACATCCACATTTTCCATGATTCCCTAAAAACGGAGCCTAGTCTTCATaattttttgttctttttaAGTAACTTTTATTTTCAATTTTCTATATCTGGCCGAGAGCTGGATGCTCTAGCCCAGAATACATGGTTCCATGAATAAATCAAAAGTAGCAGTATTACTTGCACTAATTAAGCGGAGAGTCCCAGTATAATTGTCTTGGTGTTGCCTAGACGACACTGCACAAAGCTTATTTCGTGGCCCAATAGCCAACTTGGGTAAAGATGTTACCATGCTCTATGAAGGTGAAGCCTCGTCTAACATTGAAGGTGTATTACCCAAAACGGTTATGGGCTGAAGAGTAACCGAATTATTAAAAATAGTTCCAAAATAAACCATCGGACATTACACACAACCGCGACCGGCTTGTCTTTCTAGACTCAGGACTGGGGACCAAGACTAAATCTTTGGCTTAGTGAACTTCGTTTCGTTGTAGTAGGCAACTGGATAAGTCCAGTTGATCGGTAGCATTGTGGAACTAATTGTAGTGGTCGAATCTGATTCTACAATTCACTTGTAGGGCTACCATAAGTTACGGTGTGCCTGATACATTTCCAATAGGTTGTCTCTATTTTAGCTTTTCCAGAACCGAACAACAAAGTTGTATACCAAATTAGTAGAAGGCCATTAAACACAGAATTGCTCGATCTAGTCAACCATGCAAGTCTGGTCCTCCACCACTGTAGAACCTAATGTTTGTGCAGTCCATGGCACACAAAATGTTCCTTCTTGGGTatattggctgcgaagaATCTTTACCCAAAGCGGTAACACAGGAACAAACTCCAACTCTACCAAAGTAGTAAGAAATGTATGGGGACTTTATAAATCCTCCAGCCCCAAAGCCCTTGTTGGTTTCCGAactttttgtttctctttcGTTTTCTTAAGCCCATCTTTTGGAATTTGACCTACATTTTTTATTCGATTCATTTTAATTTAATTCAGTTCGCTCTTAGGGTCTTCCATTATATCCTTCCACTCGTTAATGGATAAGAAATGAGATTGTCCACTCAAACATTGACTTTGATCCTTTGCGCCTCTGCTTTCGCCAAGGTGCAaaatgaggaagagagagcAAACATCAAAAGAGGTGCAATTGAACAGAACCCAGCTGCTCAAGCTGAAGACTTCGCCAAAAGAGGCCTCTTTGATTGGCTCACTGGTGGAGGCTCCAACGACAACACCGGCAACGCCGGCAACACCGACAACAGCGACAACGCTGCAAgctctgctgctgccgcctCTCCAGCGTCTTCCaacgctgctgctgccgctgctcctgcttcttctgtgaGCCCTTCAAGCTCGGTCGCTACCTCATCTCCAGCTTCTGCcgctgttgctgctgccgaCTCCTCCACTGCACAACAAGACACCAGCTCTAGGGAAAGCTCTGCCACTGCTGCCACATCCTCCCAGAAGGGATTCTTGGATGGTTTGTTCGGCAACAACGACAGCACAGCTTCTGACTCGTCCTCCAGCGCCCaagcctcttcttctgctgaagGCAGCAGCTCCgagagctcttcttcctcatctaAAGCACGTCTCTTTGcagctgcttcttctgaagCTGCCTCTTCAGAGGctgacgaggatgaggatTGTGAGACAATCGATACCGATCTCCCCGGTCCAAAAGAAACTCCAACACCAAACCCAGGTAATACCTCCTCGAGAGCCactgcttctccaagtgGAAACTCTGAAAGCTCCAACAGCAATAGTGCTTCTGCTCTGAAATCAAACTCCAACCTGAATCCATCCTCTTCCAGTGAAGGAAACTGGTGGGATGATATCTTTGGCCCAGGAAATACCACCACCGCTAGTTCAGGAtctgcctctgcctctggCTCTGCCTCTGGCTCTGCCTCTGGCTCTGCATCGGGCTCTGCGTCAGACTCTGCTTCTGCAACCTCCTCTGATGCCGCTggtgatgaggatgattGTTCCGAGGAGCCAATTCCTTCAACACCAGGTGCTGGCACCAAAACAACAGGTGGAGGAGCCACCACTACAAACGGTCCTTCATCTGGGTCAAACGGTGCCTCTTCCAACAGCGGCAGTGCATCAAGAACCACTTCCGGTAACTCAAGCGCTTCGAATGGCGGTGACGATGAGGATTGTGAGACTGAATCAATTCCTGACTTTACCCCTACCAACACAGGTAAGCCTACCACTACAACGTCAGGTGCCTCTTCTGCTGGAAGCTCTTCTCTGTCGAAAGGCACCCCAATCACCACGCAGTTGACCACCGAAACCGTTGGCGGCCTGACCACAACTTTCTGGACTACGTTGCCTGGCTCCACCACCAAGACTCACacttctttggagaaggttACCACTTCCGATGTTCTTGGAATCAAGACCACTATCACCAAAGCCGGCCAGTACACAAGTACTTCTGGCGCTGCTGTTTGGATCTGtgacgacgaggacgaaTGGACTACTACCGACATTATTGGAGGCGGCGGTAACGGCGGCTCCGGTAACGGTGGCTCAGGTTCAGGTGGTTCCGGTAACGGTGGCTCAGGTTCGGGTGGCTCAGGATCTGGTGGCTCAGGATCCGGCTCTGGAGGATCCGGCTCTGGATCTTCTCCAGGTACTGGCTCAGGATCCGGTGGTTCTGGTTCTGGTTCTGGTGGTTATGGCTCTTGCGCTGATGTCAACTGTGACAATGTTGACTGTGGAGACGCTGACTACGACTTCTGGGACAGTGAagacgaggacgacgagTGTGAAGAGACTGGTGGATCCGGAAATGGCGGATCTGGAAACGGTGGATCTGGAAACGGTGGATCCGGCAACGGTGGCAACGGTGGAGGCGCTAAGACAGTTGTTTCTACTTTTACTACCAGACGTCCTTACACTACCACAAAAGCTGGCCAGGTGATCACTGGTACTACCGACGAGACTGTTGTTTCTACCTATAAGACAACTGAGGTTGGTGTGGGAACAAAGACTCATATCAGCACCACCACGGAGGAATGTGAGGACCAAGACGACGATTTCTGGGACCAGATGGAGGGCAAGTCTACCAAGTCCTCCTCCAGCGCCAAGGACACCGCTACAAGTAGCAAGGCTTCTTCTAGCGCCTCGGGCACTAACTCTGCTTCCAAGTCAAGCTCTGCTTCTAGCTCCAGCGCACCCTCTTCCAGCTCTGCTCCAAGCTCCAGCTCAGCTGCCGACTCTAGTACCgcttcttcatctacaCCagcctcttcatcctcCGAAACTGCTTCTAGCTCGgagtcttcttcatctgccTCGTCAACCCTGACTGGCGGCTTCTTGTCAGGCTTGTTTGACAAGAGAGAGCAGGTTCAGGCTCGCTCTGGAAGTGAGAAATTGCTTCCTGGCGCTGCATGCTTGATGCTTGCAGTGCTTGCGGTTGCATTGTAATGAACAGAATTCAAACTTGACTCTCATTAGAGAATGGATGTATCATAATTGGATGGTGAATGGCGCCAAATGGCCAGTGAGTGCAAGTTTCCCAGATAGGGACAAAAAATTACTGACTacgacaaaaaaaattttcttcCGTTATATCCTTTTATTTCGTTATGCATTGAGTCTACAGACAGCAATACATTAATTATCGTACTCCAACTTGTAAAGACTGCCTTGATAGCCATTGCAGCGCAACTCGTATACTTTTTTGGTCACGTAATGATCGTCCAACAGAACTGTTTATGAATTTACATATttttacttcttcaatggaAGGATAACTTTGATGCCTGTTCCAGAGTCCCCTGGCTAAGATGCTTTAGGCGCACTGGGATATAGTTGACGTCACatctttcaacaaaaaatacATGAAAATAAAACCTTAGGCCTAGTTattctcatcaatcaaCTCGCTACTGTATTTCATTACGCTTAGTGGTGTCTGTTGCTTGCTTCTTTTATTCCAAGACTGTAGGTTCACGTGACGGCACTATCGATGCATACATCGAGGGCGCCTCCCAAATCTGTTACAACCACATACAAAATGGCTGATCGACAAACGATCATCtttatcatcatcatggtgatcttcttcaccttgcCTCCTGGATCAGAACAGCCATTGGCGTCAGAGGACAGAGAAGTTCTACAGAAGTTCAAGTCAACTCTCGTTCATAGCCGACAGCAGGTGTTTGATTC
This window encodes:
- the PGA25 gene encoding Pga25p, whose amino-acid sequence is MRLSTQTLTLILCASAFAKVQNEEERANIKRGAIEQNPAAQAEDFAKRGLFDWLTGGGSNDNTGNAGNTDNSDNAASSAAAASPASSNAAAAAAPASSVSPSSSVATSSPASAAVAAADSSTAQQDTSSRESSATAATSSQKGFLDGLFGNNDSTASDSSSSAQASSSAEGSSSESSSSSSKARLFAAASSEAASSEADEDEDCETIDTDLPGPKETPTPNPGNTSSRATASPSGNSESSNSNSASASKSNSNSNPSSSSEGNWWDDIFGPGNTTTASSGSASASGSASGSASGSASGSASDSASATSSDAAGDEDDCSEEPIPSTPGAGTKTTGGGATTTNGPSSGSNGASSNSGSASRTTSGNSSASNGGDDEDCETESIPDFTPTNTGKPTTTTSGASSAGSSSSSKGTPITTQLTTETVGGSTTTFWTTLPGSTTKTHTSLEKVTTSDVLGIKTTITKAGQYTSTSGAAVWICDDEDEWTTTDIIGGGGNGGSGNGGSGSGGSGNGGSGSGGSGSGGSGSGSGGSGSGSSPGTGSGSGGSGSGSGGYGSCADVNCDNVDCGDADYDFWDSEDEDDECEETGGSGNGGSGNGGSGNGGSGNGGNGGGAKTVVSTFTTRRPYTTTKAGQVITGTTDETVVSTYKTTEVGVGTKTHISTTTEECEDQDDDFWDQMEGKSTKSSSSAKDTATSSKASSSASGTNSASKSSSASSSSAPSSSSAPSSSSAADSSTASSSTPASSSSETASSSESSSSASSTSTGGFLSGLFDKREQVQARSGSEKLLPGAACLMLAVLAVAL